Genomic segment of Lemur catta isolate mLemCat1 chromosome 2, mLemCat1.pri, whole genome shotgun sequence:
GGTAAGGTCTGAAGGGCCCCTCAACCTGCTCCCCCAGGGAAGAGCTAGTTTCCTCGTCTCCCCTGAGGCTGTGACAGCCAAGGAAGCAGGGCATGATGGGTTAGGTCACTGGGAAGAAAAGTTAGAGTTATTTTCCACACCATGGGATCTTTCAACTCGAGCAAGAAGATAGAAAAACCAGTAGAAGTAGAGGGGTGCACCCTCAGAGGGAAATAggccagggcaggctgggctggCTAGGGTGTGGGAGGCTCCCCTTAGAGGCCAGGGACAGAGAAGGGGCCTGGCTCTGGCCAAAGGAAGGGCTTATGCTGGAGGGATCGGTTTGTCAGAGGCTTCCCTACAGGGAGAGAGTTGCAGCTCCTGTCCCAAAGAGAGGATTCTCATGTGCTTGTCGCTTCCCTCTGGCGCTGCCTCCCTGATGGCTGCAGCTGGAGAAGTTCAGCATCTCGGCCCACGGCAAGGAGCTATTTGTCAACGCGGACCTGTATATTGTCGCCGGCCGCCGCTATGGGCTAGTGGGACCCAAtgggtgaggagaggaggggctggagggagcagaGGACATTCTCGGTGGTGGGCTGGTCCTGATGGCTCTCGTCCCCAGCAAGGGCAAGACCACGCTGCTCAAGCACATCGCCAACCGAGCGCTGAGCATCCCCCCCAACATCGACGTGCTGCTGTGTGAGCAGGGTGAGGCGGCGGGCGGGCGGCACCAGGGCTGggcgggtgggtgggtggggtggcaGAGCCGGCCAAGGATGGCAGGAATCACAGTGACGGAGCTGAAGAGGCGCAGGAGAGATGGGGTTGGGAAAGGGGTGCTGGACAAGGGGAAGGAGAGTCACTGAGGGACTTGGGAACGTTTGATTTGGAACACGTGCAAAGAGCTGGGCAGGATTAGGCAAACCAGAAATGGCACTTAAGGGAAGGAGGGTTGGGACTGTCAGGCCGTTGAGGCTCCCTAactgctgtcccctgccccagaGGTGGTGGCGGACGAGACACCAGCAGTGCAGGCTGTTCTGCGAGCCGACACTAAGCGATTGAAGCTGCTGGAAGAGGAGCGTCAGCTTCAGGGACGGCTGGAACAGGGGGATGACACAGCTGCCGAGAGGCTAGAGAAGGTAGAGGAGACGGCGCAGGGGACACAGGTAAGACTCAGGGGTCCTTGGGGCCCTTGAACATgtgtcctcttctccctcctcccaggtgTATGAGGAATTGCGGGCCACCGGGGCGGCAGCTGCAGAGGCCAAAGCACGGCGGATCCTGGCTGGTCTGGGCTTCGACCCTGAAATGCAGAGTCGGCCCACACAGAAGTTCTCGGGGGGCTGGCGCATGCGTGTCTCTCTGGCCAGGTGGGCCATCCACATCACCACCCTCCCTTCCAACCTTGATCACCAGggcccttttccttctccccattCTGCCAAGGCCAGTAGggaagttcaaggccagcttTTCTCTCATTATCCGCATCATGAGCATTCGAGGTCTTTCTCCGTTTCTGTCCCTCCCTGGGGGTATGTGTTCTCATGACATATCCTGCCCAGGGACTTCTCTGAGGGGAGCCTGGGAAGGAGTTCTCCTAGTCGCAGGCTCTCCCTGTCAGAGGCTCCTCTGCAGTTCCCCGAGGAAGGATCTTCTTTCCCTGACGCTGCTCTGCCGCCTGCCTTCCAGAGCACTGTTCATGGAGCCCACGCTGCTGATGTTGGACGAGCCCACGAACCACCTGGACCTCAACGCCGTCATCTGGCTCAACAAGTGCGTTGCCGTTGATTACGGCGTTGGCGTCATtcattcccttcccctcccctccctgtcctcaTTTCCTCTAGCTCTTCTCCACTGCGTCCTTGACAGCTCTCACTCCAgaccttccccttccctccctgcccccctcgtCTGTCTGCTTCCCTGACTGCACTTGGCCATTGTGACACTCCCGCACTCTTCTCTGAAACCCAGCTACCTCCAGGGCTGGCGGAAGACCTTGCTTATCGTGTCCCACGACCAGGGCTTCCTGGATGACGTCTGCACTGACATCATCCATCTGGACGCCCAGCGGCTCCATTACTACAGGGGCAATTACAGTAAGGAGGACAGCGTGTGGTAGAGGGGAGAGATGAGCCTCAGAAAGAGGCCTGGAAGGGCGGGAGGGTCCATGTGGGTATTTAGATGAGCTAGATCTCGTCAGGATTCAGACAGCAACGCCCATCCTGTTCTGCCCCAGTGACCTTCAAGAAGATGTACCAGCAGAAGCAGAAGGAGCTGCTGAAGCAGTACGAGAAGCAGGAGAAAAAGCTGAAGGAGCTGAAGGCGGGGGGCAAGTCCACCAAGCAGGCGGTGAGCGCCTGGGGCTTCCTGGGTGGGGGCTGCTCCTCTCTCATGGCAGTGGAGGAAGAGGGGACCCTGGGGACAGCCTATGCTTTGAGGAATGCCGTGCAGGGTGTGcatttctccctttcctcttcctctctagGAAAAGCAAACGAAGGAAGCCCTGACTCGAAAGCAGCAGAAATGCCGACGGAAAAACCAGGATGAGGAATCCCAGGAGGCCCCTGAGCTCCTGAAGCGCCCCAAGGAGTACACTGTGCGATTCACCTTCCCCGACCCCCCGCCACTCAGCCCTCCGGTGCTGGGTCTGCACGGTGAGTGCCGCCGGCTCCCAGCGGAAGCACCTGCACCCCAAGCTCTCCACCAAGACTGGGGCCATTCTTCTCCAAGGCCAGGACATCAGGGGGACCTTCGGGGGCACAGAAAAGGATataaatggcttcttttcctggCCCTCAGGTGTGACATTTGGCTATGAGGGGCAGAAACCACTCTTTAAGAACCTAGACTTTGGCATCGACATGGACTCCAGGAGTAAGTTGTCAGGTGGCTCAGGGATGGGGGGCAGGGCCACAGCGAGAGCGTCTGAGGACCTCTCGGTCTGACCACCTGTCTTCCTTCTCGCAGTCTGCATCGTGGGCCCCAATGGCGTGGGCAAGAGCACCCTGCTCCTCTTGCTGACCGGCAAACTGACGCCGGTGAGCCCCGCGACCAAGAAGGGAGAGCGTGCGAGGCGTGAGGCACAGCTGCTCGCCAGAGGCTAGACTCGGGCTTCTCGGCGCTGCAGAGTGACATTCAGAACTCATCGAAGATGATTCATCTCCCTAAGAGGGCTGTAGAGGAAGAGAAGAGTTTAGATGGGTTGAGGGAGGACAGCTAGGAGAATCGGAGTTGGAATGGGGGCACCCGCATATGTGTTTAGGTTAGACACGAAATATATGTCCATTGTAGAATGATTAGAGGTTGCCTAAGCCAAGAGAAAAATCTTGATAACCAGTATTAATTAACGTTTTAGTGGATAGCTTTCTCCTGTCCTTTGCAAATGTgcatgcagttttttttttttaacaaaaatgggCTATCATTAGAATTGTTTTATAGCTAGCTTTTTCTAGATAATGTACATCAaccaggctgggtgcaggggctcacgcctataatcccagcactttgggaggccaaggcaggaggccaggagttcaagaccagcatggacaacatagagagaccctgtctctaaaaaataaaatgaaattagccgggcatggtggcacatgcctgtagtcccagctgcttgggaggctgaggtgagaggatcgcttgagcccaggagttgaagccGCAGTGATctgtgattgcgccactgcactccagcctgagtgacagagcgagaccctgtctcttaaaaatatatatacatcaaCCATTTTTCCATACTTAGAATCATATGTGTTATTTGACCTTTTGTAATACGTTGCCATAGAGTGCTTTAGAAAGGTTGTAGCCATTTCTGCTTCCTCCAACAGTGTTGGGTGGGCCATTTTCTCACGCCACAGATTGTAGATCTTTAGAAAGGTGTTATTAGATTGTCCCCCAAAACTTAGCTCCCCACACAGCGTGCCTGTCGTGAGTCTCACCGTCTGGGAAGTCGGTGTTTCTGGCTGTCGCTGTTCTTCCTGCTTGTCTCGTCTCTAcagccttctttcttttcttatgccCCTTTTGCCCCTTCCTCTTCTGCTCTGTCATGTGAGGGAGAACGTCTACATTCCTTTTCTCAAACATGCTCATTTCCGGCCCATTTCTGGTGTGTGTCTTCCCTTTGGAAGACCTCGCCCCGTCCCTACTCTTACCACTTGTGCTTCCCTTGCAGACCCGCGGGGAAATGAGAAAGAACCATCGGCTGGTAAGTTGGCTTTGGGAATTAGGGAGTGAAACACTGATAGAAGAGGTATGACTTCCACtgaccacctccctctcctctcgGGCAGAAAATTGGCTTCTTCAACCAGCAGTATGCAGAGCAGCTGCACATGGAGGAGACGCCCACCGAATACCTGCAGCGGAGCTTCAACCTGCCCTACCAGGACGCCCGCAAGTGCCTGGGCCGCTTTGGCCTGGAGAGTCATGCCCACACCATCCAGATCTGCAAGCTCTCTGGTACTGCTGTAGGGGGCCGGGAGGGGCCTCCTCCTTACCATTCATGTCTACAAACCGTACCTGGAGGCAGAAAGGTGGGGGGGCCAGGAATGGGGCGGCCTCGGCACGGACACACTGGCACAGAAATGCACGGCAGTGGAAGGTGTGAGAACCTCCTTTTCGTTTGCCACAGGTGGTCAGAAAGCCCGAGTTGTGTTTGCGGAGTTGGCCTGTCGGGAGCCTGATGTCCTCATCTTGGTGAGTGAGCTGGGCTGCGGGAGCGGGGTGGGGTAGCAGTAGTGGGAGTAGGAGTCACAGCATTCAGCCTTGGGCTTCCTCCTGCTCCACAGGACGAGCCAACCAATAACCTGGACATAGAGTCTATCGAtgctctgggggaagccatcAACGAGTACAAGGGTGGTGAGTCAGCTCGGAGCAGGCCCTTCTCCCCTTGGGTACTGAGCTGTATTGTCCTTTAGGGCTCACTTCTTTTGTGTTCTGATTTTCCTCTTCATCCTTTCTCCCTGCCCTCTCTTGCCATCTTTCTTCAAAGCTGTGATCGTCGTCAGCCATGATGCGCGACTCATCACGGAAACCAACTGCCAGCTGTGGGTGGTGGAGGAGCAGAGTGTCAGCCAAATCGATGGCGACTTCGAGGACTACAAGCGGGAGGTGTTGGAGGCCCTGGGTGAAGTCATGGTCAACCGGCCCCGAGAGTGAGCTTTCCTTCCTGGAAGGCTCCTAAGAGACAAGCTTACATGGCCTAGAattcccctgccctctccctctctcctcggAAGACTGCCCTGGGCTGCAGCTGGCCCGGCAGCGACTCAGGCACCTGAAGGCAGAAACTTGTCTTGACGTGACCAGGATACCACTTTGATTGCTTCCGTTTCTCTGAAAGACTTGCCTGTCCCACTTTTCTTGAGAGAACTGAGCTGGCCTTACCCTTGACATCCTCTATCCAGACAGCGGTGACCACTTTCGTTGCTGTGGGGCTGCATCCCGCAAGCTTCTGTGGCCTGTTGTCTCCAGACCGGCAGCACTCGGAAGCCGCCTCTGCGCAGCCTGAGCCTCAAGCCCAGCCCCGGCCTCGCAGTGCTGCTGCTGTTTGCCGGTGTTGCAGCTCAGAGCTGGCGGCCGGCGTCTGAAGCCTGTGCCGTTACTCAACCCAGGAGCCTCCTGTCTGGATGGGGACTGCGGGGGCAGGAAAGGAACGCTGCTGAACTTGGATCTGCCTGTCCGAGGGCGAGAAATAAAGGAACAGAGCTGCTGTCGCCCTGTCACTGTGTAGAGGTTCATGGGAGTTGGAACTGTTTTCAGTCTTGATCTGCTGTATTCAGTTCTCTAGCAGCTTTTAATATCTCCTCTTCTGCGCTAGCACAAATTGATCTCTTTTGCAGTCTTACTGAACTTAGACAGTGTTGGCTGTGTAAGGATCctacctcccttcccccagcccttcaGACAAAAGAGAGAGTGATTCTCACCTTCCATCCTGCACACTTGGGTCGCTCCACTGTCCACGCTAACCTCATGAATGAGGAGGTGCTCCACCCTGTGGTCAGGGACCAGGGTTCCGATCCTCTCAGAAAGTGCTAAATCAGCCAGCCAGCATGTACAGTACTGTGGGGTATACAAGAAGGGAAAAGACAAAAGGTCTGCCTTCATTCATAGTCTAGAGAAGACCTGAAAAACATTTTGAGTGCACAGTGGGATGCAATTAATCACCAGATACGTGGGACTCCAGATTTCCAAATTGCCACATGTTCAAAGGAGGGAAAGATGATCCAGGCCTTCGTTATTTAGCAGGATCATCTGAGGGTGGACcttgaaaaataatgatttgagTAATCAGGGAACAGGGAGCcatttttcaaaactaagaaaagaacAGATCCAAgcttgggaaggaagaaaaagttaGTTGGGAGTTAATGTGGGAATGTGGCCATTTTTCTTAGATTTAGGTTGGGGAGATGGGTTtggaacataaaaatgtaagtgGTTGGTAGCGGTATTAGGTGGTGATGGGCATGGGACCCACAGCTTCTGTGTGGGAATGAGGAAGCTGAATGCTGAGCCAGCTAAGGGAGGTGCAGATGGAAAGGAAAGGACGGATGGGAGGGGCTGATGTGGGGTTGGGAGGAGAAGAGAATGATCAGGAGGCGAGTCCAGTTCAAGGGAAATACGAAGAGCTGTTTGGTTAAGACTTGCTTTGGGCATCTAATTTTGGGAAATTATTTTCTGGCCAAGTGAATAAATAATACTGGGGCTCAAGTACAAGTTTCTTACTAGAAGTGAAGGTTTGGTGTGGAGATAGTTGTGCAAGCACAGTTAGGGGACGCCCCTCTTGaggaatttgaaggaaaaaaaaaaatcagagtcttGTGCCAAGTAGCTGACTAAGTATATTAAATGCAAAGTAGTTCCACAATTGTATGAAGATCTATCAAAGAAGAGTGAGGAGCCAGGCTTCGAGTCCACCCACAAGGGGTGTGACTGTGGACAAGCCACTTAGCCTCTTGGTGCCTGTACACGCATATGTAGAATGAAGGTGAAAAAAGTACCTACCTCGTAGGGTTATTAGGAGATTagatttgtaattatttgtaaggtgatttaaattctttatttttattatatgtatttcatATCACACTTTACACTTTAAATTTTCAGTTCGCTAGTGTACATGAgatgatacataaaatatataggaatgttaTTTATAAAGTGAACACCAAAACTTGCATTTCAAGTTTTTGATCATTAATTTTACTACAAGCACTTCAAATGCTCCAAAATAACTTTCATCCATGGACACAAATTTCATTACTTCCTTCAGCATACATACTATGTAATGGGATTAATAATTAAcctaagccaggcacagtggctcacacctgtgatcctagcaccaaggcgggaggatcacttgagctcaggagttcaagaccagcctgagcaagagtgagacccccgtctctactaaaaatagaaaaaattagccaggcatcatggcttgtgcctgtagtcccagctacttgggaggcagaggcaggaggattgcttgagcccaggagttttgaggttgctatgagctgtgatgacaccgtggcactctacccaggggcgacagagtgagaccctgacaaaaaaaaaagtccacctAAATATGGGCCCCTCCAGAAAAGAGCAGCATGGAAATGAAacgcaaaaaggaaaaaaataacacatttacaTGGTAGTGCTTGGGAATTTCACtggcagaaatttttaaaactgaaccTTTATTGCCTGCAAGTCATGTACAAACATGGTACAAAATGAGCACTACAggagtgttttttaaaagtgatgaTTCTTGTCCACCCCTTCCTATTGAGGGAACTCCAGAGAGCGCTGGCCTGCACAAGGGCGCCCAGCCTGCGGGGAGGTAGAACTGTGACAGTCACGACCCTTGTTTATTTGACTCCAGTGTCTTTGGGTTTTCCTCCCAAGTCTGTAAAATGTGGCCAAGATGGCCAAAGAATCCCTGCTACGGGGGCATGATAGCCAGGACGGGACTGTGCTAGGAATACGCTAGCGGCACGTTAGGGGAAACTTACAGTGAGAAAGTTAGAAACCAGGAAAGAGCCCGTGGCCACAGGGAACTCAAAGATGCCCTGAGAGTGTAATAAGTTCCGCTTGCGTGGCCAGTGCTGAATGCAACAACCAAAACTCTTGAACTGGTTCTCAAAAGGGCTTCgtagcagcagcaggagcagcaccTAAGAGTTTGTTAGTGCAAAGGTaggtcaggcgcggtggctcacgcctgtagtcccagcactttgtgaggctgaggtgggaggattgcttgagccgaagagtttgaggttgtaatgagctatgaggatgccacagcaccctagcctgggtgacagcaagaccctgtctcctttagaaaaaaaaaaaaatgcgaaGATAGGAACTCAGTGGTGCCTTTGGGGAGTGTTGAAAGGTATAGATACGGAACTAGGGGGAGGGTCACGTTTTAATTTGAGTGATTAGGGAAGACTTCTGAGAGGAACTAACATTAAAGAAAGCCAAGGCCTGAAGTTGGAGAAGGAACGAACCAGATGAGTAGGAAAGTAGGGCTTTCAGGAAGGGGGCCAGAATGTGCAAAAGCCCAGACACTGGAAAGAACTGGACATGGTCAAGGAATGTGACTTGAGCTTGAGTTTGAGCAGAGGCCACTACACCTGGGGCCTTATAACATGCCTTGACAGGAAGTTGGGATGTGATTCTGGGAGCACTGAGAGGCCATTGGTGCTGTTGAAGCAGGAGTATCGGCTGGTCCAGTTTTCATTTGTACATAATTGCTCTGGCTGCTGGGTGCATAGTGGGCAGGGGGAGACAGGAGATGCCAGAACAGTTCAATGTTACTTTGGAAAGAAGGAGACTCTCTTCTTCATctaagaaaggaagggagataaTGTAGATTCAGACATTTTCATGTGAAGAGAAGGGGAAATGGTGCTCACAGTGGATGGGACTCACTTTCTCAGCAGTTCTGTAGCCAGAGAATCAGGAAGAGTGAGAAGTTTGCCAAGCAGCAGTGTTGAGCCAATGCTAATGTTAATTTGTACTGGACCAAGATAGTGGGATTTTGTGATTTTGCAACATTAGGTTTGCTGCCCAGTACcaggaacaagaaaaagagaatgatgaTAATTCAGAATTGGAGATAGATCCTGTGCCTGGGGAAGGGTTCACAGGAAGAGAACCTCTAAGGTCGCAAGGGtattttggaaggaaaaatggaagCAGGAAGGACAGATTGACTGGAACAGGGGAGGGAAAGGTGCCTGTAGGGCTTGGTGAAGCAGTGGAGGCAGGTCAGTGGGTGTGATGAAATGGATGAGGTGCTCAGCgtgtctccccctgccctcccccccgcaaaaaaaagaaaatattttctttgtataatatGCATAAGTAAAAAGTGACAGCTTGGCCAGGGCACGGTggcaggggctcacgcctgtaatcctagcactctgggaggctgaggcgggaggatcgtttgagctcaggagttcgagaccagcctgagcaagagcgagaccccatctctactaaaaatagaaagaaattatatggacaactaaaatatatatacagaaaaaaactagctgggcatggtggcgcatgcctgtagttccagctactcgggaggctgaggcaggaggatcgcttaagcccaggagtctgaggttgctgtgagctaggctgacgccacagcactcactctagcctgggcaacagagcgagactctgtctccaaaaaaaaaaaaaaaaaaagtaacagctTCCTTTGGATTTTCATggagaatttgaaagaaaatggttgaattcatttttaaattaaaatatagaaaaaactttAAGCTCACTTTGCAGTTCGCGTGGCCTGCTGCGGGAGAGAGACGTAAGAGAGTGAGAAAGGCAGGCAGTAGATGGAACcggaaggaaaagaagagttgTAATGTGTTCGTTTTTTTCACCTGAgctgtgtatttcttttttttttttttttgagacagagtctcactctgttgcccgggctagagtgagtgccgtggcgtcagcctagctcacagcaacctcaaactcctgggcttaagcgatcctcctgcctcagcctcccgagtagctgggactacaggcatgcaccaccatgcccagctaattttttttctatatatatttttagttgtccagataatttttatttctatttttagtagagacgaggtcttgctcaggctggtctcgaactcctgaccttgagcgatccaccagcctcggcctcccagagggctaggattacaggcgtgag
This window contains:
- the ABCF1 gene encoding ATP-binding cassette sub-family F member 1 isoform X1, producing the protein MPKGPKQQPPEPEWIGDGEGTSPADKVVKKGKKDKKTKKTFFEELAVEDKQAGEEEKALKEKEQQQQQQQQQKKKRDTRKARRKKDVDDDGEERELMERLKKLSVPASDEEDEVPAPVARAGKKTKGGNVFAALIQDQSEEEEEEEKHPPKPAKPEKNRINKAVSEEQQQPGLKGRQAREEKSRGKAKPQSKFAALANEEEDEEEEITKEKEPPKQGKEKARKAERGSEEEGEADEQEEEEGDSKADDPYAHLSKKEKKKLKKQMEYERQVASLKAANAAENDFSVSQAEVSSRQAMLENASDIKLEKFSISAHGKELFVNADLYIVAGRRYGLVGPNGKGKTTLLKHIANRALSIPPNIDVLLCEQEVVADETPAVQAVLRADTKRLKLLEEERQLQGRLEQGDDTAAERLEKVYEELRATGAAAAEAKARRILAGLGFDPEMQSRPTQKFSGGWRMRVSLARALFMEPTLLMLDEPTNHLDLNAVIWLNNYLQGWRKTLLIVSHDQGFLDDVCTDIIHLDAQRLHYYRGNYMTFKKMYQQKQKELLKQYEKQEKKLKELKAGGKSTKQAEKQTKEALTRKQQKCRRKNQDEESQEAPELLKRPKEYTVRFTFPDPPPLSPPVLGLHGVTFGYEGQKPLFKNLDFGIDMDSRICIVGPNGVGKSTLLLLLTGKLTPTRGEMRKNHRLKIGFFNQQYAEQLHMEETPTEYLQRSFNLPYQDARKCLGRFGLESHAHTIQICKLSGGQKARVVFAELACREPDVLILDEPTNNLDIESIDALGEAINEYKGAVIVVSHDARLITETNCQLWVVEEQSVSQIDGDFEDYKREVLEALGEVMVNRPRE
- the ABCF1 gene encoding ATP-binding cassette sub-family F member 1 isoform X2, which gives rise to MPKGPKQQPPEPEWIGDGEGTSPADKVVKKGKKDKKTKKTFFEELAVEDKQAGEEEKALKEKEQQQQQQQQKKKRDTRKARRKKDVDDDGEERELMERLKKLSVPASDEEDEVPAPVARAGKKTKGGNVFAALIQDQSEEEEEEEKHPPKPAKPEKNRINKAVSEEQQQPGLKGRQAREEKSRGKAKPQSKFAALANEEEDEEEEITKEKEPPKQGKEKARKAERGSEEEGEADEQEEEEGDSKADDPYAHLSKKEKKKLKKQMEYERQVASLKAANAAENDFSVSQAEVSSRQAMLENASDIKLEKFSISAHGKELFVNADLYIVAGRRYGLVGPNGKGKTTLLKHIANRALSIPPNIDVLLCEQEVVADETPAVQAVLRADTKRLKLLEEERQLQGRLEQGDDTAAERLEKVYEELRATGAAAAEAKARRILAGLGFDPEMQSRPTQKFSGGWRMRVSLARALFMEPTLLMLDEPTNHLDLNAVIWLNNYLQGWRKTLLIVSHDQGFLDDVCTDIIHLDAQRLHYYRGNYMTFKKMYQQKQKELLKQYEKQEKKLKELKAGGKSTKQAEKQTKEALTRKQQKCRRKNQDEESQEAPELLKRPKEYTVRFTFPDPPPLSPPVLGLHGVTFGYEGQKPLFKNLDFGIDMDSRICIVGPNGVGKSTLLLLLTGKLTPTRGEMRKNHRLKIGFFNQQYAEQLHMEETPTEYLQRSFNLPYQDARKCLGRFGLESHAHTIQICKLSGGQKARVVFAELACREPDVLILDEPTNNLDIESIDALGEAINEYKGAVIVVSHDARLITETNCQLWVVEEQSVSQIDGDFEDYKREVLEALGEVMVNRPRE